One segment of Carya illinoinensis cultivar Pawnee chromosome 1, C.illinoinensisPawnee_v1, whole genome shotgun sequence DNA contains the following:
- the LOC122304211 gene encoding basic leucine zipper 4-like, whose product MLSAYRPGFPSDAMFGNPFPAFDSGFMPLDCPEYFPPVQSPKPIFSNSGPDALIQTPKGEPDAFQSPKPVISCSVSYEPDRDQNPSHVNSNSGSDEPKRKREEPGSPLDERRQRRMVSNRESARRSRMRKQKHLENLRNQVNKFRIENRDLSNRLRCVLYHCHRVQTENNQLQSEYDMLRHKLSEIGQILAYRRLQQFTAAWQCNTVTPEQTPSLVI is encoded by the coding sequence ATGTTGTCCGCTTATAGGCCCGGCTTTCCGTCCGATGCTATGTTTGGAAACCCTTTTCCGGCTTTTGATTCCGGTTTTATGCCCTTGGACTGCCCGGAATACTTTCCACCCGTCCAATCCCCTAAacctattttttcaaattccggCCCCGATGCTTTAATCCAAACTCCCAAAGGGGAGCCGGATGCGTTTCAGTCCCCCAAACCGGTTATTTCTTGTTCCGTTTCTTACGAACCGGACCGAGACCAAAACCCGAGTCATGTCAATTCAAATTCCGGTTCTGACGAGCCGAAACGGAAGAGAGAGGAACCCGGGTCCCCGTTGGACGAGCGGAGACAGAGGAGGATGGTATCGAACCGGGAATCGGCCAGGAGGTCACGCATGCGTAAACAGAAGCACTTAGAAAACCTAAGGAATCAGGTGAACAAGTTTAGGATCGAAAACCGAGACCTTTCGAACCGGTTGCGCTGCGTTTTGTACCACTGTCACCGCGTGCAAACAGAGAACAATCAGCTCCAATCCGAATATGACATGCTCCGACACAAACTCTCAGAGATAGGTCAAATTTTGGCGTACCGGCGACTGCAACAATTCACTGCGGCATGGCAATGCAATACCGTTACGCCAGAACAAACCCCATCATTGGTTATATAA